A window from Peromyscus eremicus chromosome 1, PerEre_H2_v1, whole genome shotgun sequence encodes these proteins:
- the LOC131902594 gene encoding pre-mRNA cleavage complex 2 protein Pcf11-like: protein MSEQMPDRAGNAGALEDICRDYQSSLENLTFNSKPHINMLTIVAEENLPFAKEIVSLIEAQTAKAPSSEKLPLMYLIDSIVKNVGKEYLTAFTKNLVATFICVFEKVDQNTRKSLFKLRSTWDEIFPLKKLYALDVRVNSLDPAWPIKPLPPNVKTSSIHVNPKVLNKPLEEPSAPGTVVSSPSISTPPIVPDVQKNLTQEQLLRQEILEKQKQLLELQQKNLELQKDKDEHMKSSEHRLIGSRSEIINGIVQKQDMVKEELEKQEPKPGRSSTQKRSRSRSPKSWSPKGKQRSMFSTLAPKARKMYQSGLTRSHMEDFPAHSREERNVKRSTKQDVRDPRWLKNMHEDRPQETASKHSMTSNAEPKEDIQNWQSSKSAKRWKSGWEENKCFHQGDGHSKAPHLRYRESWSSTKGILSPQTPKQHHRPRVDANLQIPKQITLARNREFIQKTSESLASGKISQDEFLGVVHQIPQLFQYQEGGEEEQRSPFNDRFPLKRPRYKNSDKPFVDGPASRFAALNTNQWLTALAEEGPLFDGPGRPSVRRDGPANMILEGPNKLSPRMDGPPTLGSVRFDVSPGQMGGGGPMRFQGPYGQLGDRCPLRFEVSAGPVATPMRFEGTIVLGGGGRGGGGTGGRAGGGGGGNRGGGSFLFESSPSVSFKGSTGGLGFEGTGGKPVGGLMSEGPHGQPVGILRFDNPRCQPVGRLRFKEGHGPSGAVIRFDAPHGQPGGAIRFQGPLLQQGIGMRFEVPQGQSVASLNLERHNQQGGNLRSEGPHGQPGLGIRFEGPLVKQGGGMRFDGPVPGGGLRIEAPLGQGGPRFEGCHSLRFDGQPGQPSLLTRFDGTYGQPGPRFERNGQPGPQRFAGPPEQQVQPRFDSLPQRFHGPQQQQASRSDIFIGLKGTQQDNHPSQRLESFNQTCPYNDPPGNALNVPSPELQFQRHEQIFDTPQKPNFNRPQSPGNQNFSNALSRASGHYFDEKNLQSSQLGNLDTLPCPMSVGDIQTSQQLLTGVAQPVTFGQGQQLLPVHPQNAGAFIQNPSGSLPKAYPDHHLNEVDVNELFSKLLKTGILKLPQPDSAITQVNEADAQLPPEEGKDQNEDQDVPDLTNFKTEELKQRYDSIINQLYTGIQCSSCGMRFLTSQRDVYADHLDWHYRQNRTEKDVSRKVTHRHWYYSLTDWIEFEEINDLEERAKSQFFEQVHEEVVLKTQEATEQKEFQSVPAGPFGALESCEICQEQFEQYWDEEEEEWHLKNAIRVDRKIYHPSCYADDQNTSSFDCTTSPIKTPVKNPWNIMLNVVKNELQKPCESPKVKEEQTDVPSACSEERIATPTDIKKENDTVESV, encoded by the coding sequence ATGTCAGAGCAAATGCCGGACAGGGCTGGGAATGCCGGAGCCCTGGAAGACATCTGTCGGGATTATCAGTCATCCCTGGAAAACCTGACTTTCAATAGCAAACCGCACATCAATATGCTGACCATTGTAGCTGAGGAGAACCTGCCCTTCGCCAAGGAGATCGTCTCTCTCATTGAGGCCCAAACGGCCAAGGCTCCttcctcagagaagcttcctcttatGTACCTTATAGATTCTATTGTGAAAAACGTTGGAAAAGAGTATCTCACTGCCTTTACTAAAAATCTGGTTGCAACATTTATCTGTGTGTTTGAAAAGGTGGatcaaaatacaagaaaaagtttatttaaattaCGTTCCACATGGGACGAAATATTCCCTTTGAAGAAACTTTATGCCTTAGATGTCAGAGTCAATTCATTAGATCCTGCTTGGCCTATTAAACCTCTGCCCCCTAATGTGAAGACATCTAGCATCCATGTGAATCCCAAAGTTTTAAATAAACCACTTGAGGAGCCTTCAGCACCAGGTACAGTGGTCAGCTCCCCCAGTATTTCCACTCCTCCAATTGTACCTGATGTACAGAAGAATCTTACTCAAGAACAACTACTAAGGCAAGAgatacttgaaaaacaaaaacagttgttAGAACTTCAGCAGAAAAACCTGGAGCTTCAGAAGGATAAAGATGAGCACATGAAATCATCTGAACACAGGCTGATTGGAAGTAGAAGTGAAATCATAAATGGCATTGTGCAAAAACAGGACATGGTTAAAGAAGAATTAGAAAAACAGGAGCCAAAACCAGGGAGATCAAGTACTCAAAAGAGATCAAGATCGAGGTCACCTAAGTCTTGGTCACCCAAAGGAAAGCAAAGAAGTATGTTTTCAACTTTGGCCCCCAAAGCTAGAAAGATGTATCAGTCAGGACTTACACGGTCACATATGGAAGATTTCCCAGCACATtctagggaagaaagaaatgttaagAGAAGTACTAAGCAGGATGTTCGAGATCCTAGATGGCTGAAAAACATGCATGAAGATCGGCCTCAAGAAACTGCAAGTAAACATTCTATGACGTCAAATGCTGAGCCAAAAGAGGATATACAGAATTGGCAAAGCTCCAAGTCTGCAAAAAGATGGAAATCTGGTTGGGAAGAAAATAAATGCTTCCACCAGGGTGATGGACATAGTAAAGCACCTCATCTAAGGTATAGGGAGAGCTGGTCAAGCACTAAAGGAATCTTGTCACCTCAAACCCCAAAGCAGCACCATCGACCAAGGGTAGATGCCAATCTTCAGATTCCTAAACAGATAACTCTTGCAAGAAACAGAGAATTCATTCAAAAGACAAGTGAAAGTTTAGCTTCTGGTAAAATTTCACAGGATGAGTTCCTTGGTGTTGTGCATCAAATTCCACAGCTCTTTCAGTATCAAGAAGGTGGAGAAGAGGAGCAGAGATCTCCATTCAATGATCGATTTCCACTTAAGCGACCTAGATATAAAAATTCAGATAAACCATTTGTAGATGGCCCAGCATCAAGATTTGCTGCCCTTAATACAAATCAGTGGCTTACAGCTTTAGCTGAAGAGGGACCATTATTTGATGGGCCTGGTAGGCCATCTGtgaggagagatggcccagccaaCATGATTTTAGAAGGACCTAACAAATTAAGCCCTAGAATGGATGGACCTCCTACACTGGGTTCTGTTCGGTTTGATGTGTCACCAGGACAAATGGGGGGAGGAGGCCCTATGAGATTCCAAGGACCATATGGTCAGTTAGGAGATAGGTGCCCTTTGAGATTTGAAGTTTCTGCAGGACCAGTAGCAACACCTATGCGGTTTGAAGGGACAATTGTTctcggaggaggaggaagaggaggaggaggaacaggaggacgagcaggaggaggaggaggaggaaatagagGAGGAGGGAGTTTTCTATTTGAAAGCTCACCTAGTGTGAGTTTTAAGGGATCCACGGGTGGTTTGGGATTTGAAGGAACTGGGGGTAAGCCTGTGGGTGGTCTGATGTCTGAAGGCCCTCATGGACAGCCTGTGGGCATTCTTAGATTTGATAATCCTCGATGTCAGCCTGTAGGTAGACTTAGATTTAAGGAGGGTCATGGTCCCTCAGGGGCAGTAATTAGGTTTGATGCGCCTCATGGTCAGCCGGGTGGTGCTATCAGATTTCAGGGTCCTTTGCTACAGCAAGGAATTGGAATGAGGTTTGAGGTTCCCCAAGGTCAGTCTGTAGCAAGTCTGAACTTGGAAAGACATAATCAACAAGGTGGGAATCTTAGGTCTGAGGGACCACATGGCCAACCAGGGCTTGGGATCAGATTTGAAGGACCTCTAGTAAAACAGGGAGGTGGAATGAGGTTTGATGGTCCTGTACCAGGAGGTGGTCTGAGAATTGAAGCACCTCTGGGTCAAGGTGGTCCAAGATTTGAAGGTTGTCATTCTCTAAGGTTTGATGGACAGCCAGGTCAGCCATCACTTTTGACAAGATTTGATGGAACATATGGCCAGCCAGGTCCTAGATTTGAAAGAAATGGTCAGCCAGGTCCACAGAGATTTGCTGGGCCACCTGAACAGCAGGTTCAACCGAGATTTGATAGTTTACCTCAACGATTTCATGGGCCACAACAGCAGCAGGCATCAAGATCTGATATTTTTATTGGTCTGAAAGGTACCCAACAAGACAATCATCCTTCACAAAGGCTTGAATCTTTCAATCAGACTTGCCCATATAATGACCCACCTGGCAATGCTTTGAATGTTCCATCTCCAGAATTACAGTTCCAAAGACATGAACAAATATTTGATACACCTCAAAAACCAAATTTTAATAGACCTCAAAGCCCTGGAAACCAGAATTTCTCAAATGCCCTTAGCAGAGCTTCAGGACACTATTTTGATGAAAAGAATCTTCAGAGTTCTCAGTTGGGAAACTTGGACACTTTACCTTGTCCAATGTCAGTAGGAGATATTCAGACATCTCAACAGCTTCTGACTGGTGTTGCTCAGCCAGTAACATTTGGCCAAGGACAACAATTGTTACCAGTTCATCCACAGAATGCTGGAGCTTTTATTCAAAATCCTTCAGGAAGTCTTCCTAAGGCATATCCTGATCATCATCTCAATGAGGTGGATGTAAATGAATTGTTTTCAAAACTGCTAAAAACAGGAATTCTCAAATTGCCACAGCCTGATTCAGCTATAACACAGGTAAATGAGGCTGATGCTCAGCTTCCCCCTGAAGAGGGAAAAGATCAGAATGAAGATCAAGATGTTCCAGATCTCActaattttaaaacagaagaatTGAAACAACGTTATGACAGTATTATAAACCAGCTGTACACTGGGATTCAGTGTTCTTCTTGTGGAATGAGGTTTCTGACATCCCAGAGAGATGTTTATGCAGATCACTTGGACTGGCATTATCGACAAAATAGAACTGAGAAAGATGTTAGCAGAAAGGTCACTCATAGGCATTGGTACTACAGTTTAACAGACTGGATagaatttgaagaaataaatgatcTGGAAGAACGTGCAAAAAGCCAGTTTTTTGAACAGGTTCATGAAGAGGTTGTCCTCAAAACACAGGAGGCTACTGAACAAAAGGAGTTCCAAAGTGTCCCTGCTGGACCATTTGGAGCACTTGAGAGTTGTGAAATCTGTCAAGAACAATTTGAACAGTActgggatgaagaggaggaggaatggcaCTTAAAAAATGCTATTAGAGTAGACAGAAAGATTTACCATCCATCGTGTTATGCAGATGACCAAAACACATCTTCTTTTGATTGTACAACGTCTCCCATCAAGACGCCAGTTAAAAACCCTTGGAATATTATGTTGAACGTTGTCAAAAACGAACTGCAAAAACCCTGTGAAAGTCCCAAAGTTAAGGAAGAGCAAACTGATGTCCCATCAGCCTGTTCAGAAGAAAGAATAGCAACACCCActgacattaaaaaagaaaatgatacagtTGAGTCAGTTTAA
- the LOC131902595 gene encoding LOW QUALITY PROTEIN: pre-mRNA cleavage complex 2 protein Pcf11-like (The sequence of the model RefSeq protein was modified relative to this genomic sequence to represent the inferred CDS: inserted 1 base in 1 codon; substituted 5 bases at 5 genomic stop codons) — protein sequence MSEQTLAEARAPLTREDTCRDYQSLLEALTFNNSKPHINMLTIVAXENLLFAKKILSHXGPNRQVPSSEKLPLMYLMDSIMRKVERQYITAFTNNLVATFICVFEKVDXNTRKSLXKLRSKXNEIFPLKKLCALDVRVNSLDPAWPIKPLTPNVQTCSIYLTPTFLNKSPEEPSAPGTVVSSPSISTPLIVSDIQKNLTEEQLIRQQLLAEQKQLSKLXQKKLQLELEEAKAQLAVSLSVQQETANLGAASAPSKLRVSQIPTMADKTPHQVPVHPDKCRPGLSLQIQELKGTTLDPCLNRMSQHSSHGKEHSHRKEFVMNTLSKSDVRTRKTVPSEKLNSSKQETSESSEKITKQELDKLDSKSQSKSPLKNKLSHPKDLKSQESERMRLCGMNKRDPNIKKYLQDRAESKDEDVKEKRKTAEKKDKDEHMKSCEHRLIGRRSQITNGIVQKQDMVTEELEKQGRKPGRSSTQKRSRSRSCKSRSPIVHSPKRRDRLSPKQRQRSMFPTLVPKSGKMHQSGLTQSHMEEFPAPSKEERNVKRSTKQDVRDPRLLKKMHEGRPQDAASKCSMKSDAEPKENIENWQSSKLAKIGKSGWEEKKSFQQCDEHSKAPHLRHRESRSSTKGILSPQTPKQHHRPRVDANLQIPKDLTVASHREFLQKTIERFASGEITQDEFLGVVHQIRQLFQDEEGGEEEQRSPFNDRFPLKRPRYEDSDTPLVNGPASRFAGLCTNQQLTALAADRPLFDGPGRPSVRRDGPAKMIFERLNKLSPRIDGPPTPGSVQFDRSPGQMGGGGTMPFQGPKGQLGGGCPLRVQVPPAPVGKPLWCEGTIGGGGGGSIRFEGSTSVSFEGSTGVLGFEGPRSKPVGGVRSEGPHGQPVGHGQSGPAIRFDGPHGQPGGAIRFEGPLLQQGVRMRFEGPQGQSVACLRMEGHNQLGGNLISERPRGQPGVEIRFEGPLVKQGGGMRFEGPVPGGGLRIEAPLGQGGPRFEGCRSLRSDGQLGQPLLLTRCDGTYGQPGPRFERNGQPGPQRFSEPPEQQVQPRFDSLPQRFHGPQQQQASRSDIFIGLKGTQQDNHPSQRLESFNQTCPYNDPPGNALNVPFQGLQFQRHEQIFDTPQGPNFNGPHGTGNQNFPNALNRASGHYFDEKNLQSSQLGNLDTLPSPMSVGDIQTSQQVLTGVAQPVAFGQGQQLLPVHPQNAGAFIQNPSGGLPKAYPDHHVSEVDVHELFSKLLKAGLLKLSQPDSTAIQEKEADAQPPSEEAKDQNEDQDVPDLTNFKTEELKHRYDSIINRLYMGNQCSSCGMRFLTSQRDVHADHLDWHYQQNRTKKDVSRKFTHRRWYCSLKDWIEFEESADLEESAERQCFEKAHKDIVQKSQKASKAKEFQSVPAGPFGALESCEICQEQFEQYWDEEEEEWHLKNAIGVDGKIYHPSCYADDQNTSSFDCKPSAMKTPVENPWNIMLNTVQKDLQEPCESLKVKEEQTDVPPACSEESIATPTDIKTENDTVESV from the exons ATGTCAGAGCAGACTCTGGCAGAGGCCAGAGCTCCACTGACAAGGGAAGACACTTGTCGGGATTATCAGTCCTTGTTGGAAGCCCTGACCTTCAATAATAGCAAACCACACATCAATATGCTGACCATTGTAGCCTAGGAGAACCTGCTCTTTGCCAAGAAGATCCTCTCTCATTGAGGCCCAAACCGCCAGGTTCCTTCCTCAGAGAAGCTCCCTCTTATGTACCTTATGGATTCTATCATGAGAAAGGTTGAAAGACAGTATATCACTGCCTTTACTAACAATCTAGTTgcaacatttatttgtgtgtttgaaaaGGTGGATTAAAATACTAGAAAAAGTT TTAAATTACGttccaaatgaaatgaaatattccCTTTGAAGAAACTTTGTGCCTTGGATGTCAGAGTCAATTCATTAGATCCTGCTTGGCCTATTAAACCTCTGACCCCCAATGTGCAGACATGTAGCATCTACCTAACGcccacatttttaaataaatcaccTGAGGAGCCTTCAGCACCTGGCACGGTAGTCAGCTCCCCCAGTATCTCCACTCCTCTGATTGTCTCTGACATACAAAAGAATCTTACTGAAGAACAACTAATAAGGCAACa a TTACTTGCAGAACAAAAACAGTTGTCAAAACTTTAGCAAAAAAAGCTACAGCTTGAGTTAGAAGAAGCTAAGGCACAACTGGCAGTATCTCTTAGCGTTCAGCAGGAGACAGCCAACTTGGGTGCTGCATCAGCACCATCTAAATTACGTGTTTCACAAATTCCCACCATGGCCGATAAAACTCCCCATCAGGTTCCTGTGCATCCTGACAAGTGCCGACCAGGTCTATCTTTACAAATTCAAGAATTGAAAGGAACTACCCTGGATCCCTGTCTTAACAGGATGAGCCAACATTCTTCCCATGGCAAAGAGCACAGTCATAGGAAGGAATTTGTAATGAACACATTAAGCAAGTCTGATGTTAGAACAAGGAAAACTGTACCCTCTGAAAAACTAAATTCATCCAAGCAAGAAACAAGTGAATCAAGTGAAAAAATAACCAAGCAAGAACTTGACAAGTTAGATTCTAAATCTCAATCTAAATCAcctttgaaaaacaaattatcccaccCCAAAGACTTGAAAAGTCAAGAATCGGAAAGGATGAGGTTGTGTGGTATGAACAAGAGAGATCCAAATATAAAAAAGTACCTTCAGGATAGAGCTGAGAGCAAAGATGAAGatgtaaaagaaaagagaaaaactgcagagaaaaaagataaagatgagCACATGAAATCATGTGAACACAGACTGATTGGAAGGAGAAGTCAAATCACAAATGGCATTGTTCAAAAACAGGACATGGTTACAGAAGAATTGGAAAAACAAGGGAGAAAACCAGGGAGATCAAGTACTCAAAAGAGATCAAGATCCAGGTCATGTAAGTCTCGGTCACCAATTGTACATTCCCCAAAGAGAAGAGATAGACTGTCACCCAAACAAAGGCAAAGAAGTATGTTTCCAACTTTGGTCCCTAAGTCTGGAAAGATGCATCAGTCAGGACTTACACAGTCACATATGGAAGAGTTCCCAGCACcttctaaggaagaaagaaatgttaagAGAAGTACTAAGCAGGATGTTCGAGATCCCAGACTGCTGAAAAAGATGCATGAAGGTAGGCCTCAAGATGCTGCAAGTAAATGCTCTATGAAGTCAGACGCAGAGCCAAAAGAGAATATAGAGAATTGGCAAAGCTCCAAGTTGGCCAAAATAGGGAAATCtggttgggaagaaaaaaaaagcttccaaCAGTGTGATGAGCATAGTAAAGCACCTCATCTAAGGCATAGGGAGAGCCGGTCAAGCACTAAAGGAATCTTGTCACCTCAAACCCCAAAGCAGCACCATCGACCAAGGGTAGATGCCAATCTTCAGATTCCTAAAGACTTAACTGTTGCAAGCCACAGAGAATTTCTTCAAAAGACGATTGAACGTTTTGCTTCTGGTGAAATTACACAGGATGAGTTCCTTGGTGTTGTGCATCAAATTCGACAGCTCTTTCAGGATGAAGAAGGTGGAGAAGAGGAGCAGAGATCTCCATTCAATGATCGATTTCCACTTAAGCGACCTAGATATGAAGATTCAGATACACCACTTGTAAATGGGCCAGCATCAAGATTTGCTGGCCTTTGTACAAATCAGCAGCTTACAGCTTTAGCTGCAGACCGACCATTATTTGATGGGCCTGGTAGGCCATCTGtgaggagagatggcccagccaaGATGATTTTTGAAAGACTTAATAAATTAAGCCCCAGAATTGATGGCCCTCCTACACCGGGTTCTGTTCAGTTTGATAGGTCACCAGGACAAATGGGGGGAGGAGGCACTATGCCGTTCCAAGGACCAAAAGGTCAGTTAGGAGGTGGATGTCCTTTGAGAGTTCAAGTTCCTCCAGCACCAGTAGGAAAACCTCTGTGGTGTGAAGGAACAATTg gaggaggaggaggaggcagtatTCGATTTGAAGGTTCAACTAGTGTGAGTTTTGAGGGATCTACAGGTGTTTTGGGATTTGAAGGACCCAGGAGTAAGCCTGTAGGTGGTGTGAGGTCTGAGGGCCCTCATGGACAGCCTGTGGGTCATGGTCAATCAGGGCCAGCAATTAGGTTTGATGGGCCTCATGGTCAGCCAGGTGGGGCTATCAGATTTGAGGGCCCTTTGCTACAGCAAGGAGTAAGAATGAGGTTTGAGGGTCCCCAGGGTCAGTCTGTAGCTTGTCTAAGAATGGAAGGACATAATCAACTAGGTGGGAACCTTATTTCTGAGAGACCACGTGGTCAACCAGGGGTTGAGATCAGGTTTGAAGGACCTCTAGTAAAACAGGGAGGTGGAATGAGGTTTGAGGGTCCTGTACCAGGAGGTGGCCTGAGAATTGAAGCACCTCTGGGTCAAGGTGGTCCAAGATTTGAAGGTTGTCGCTCTTTAAGGTCTGATGGACAGTTAGGTCAACCATTACTTTTGACAAGATGTGATGGAACATATGGCCAGCCAGGTCCTAGATTTGAAAGAAATGGTCAGCCAGGTCCACAGAGATTTTCTGAGCCACCTGAACAGCAGGTTCAACCGAGATTTGATAGTTTACCTCAACGATTTCATGGGCCACAACAGCAGCAAGCATCAAGATCTGATATTTTTATTGGTCTGAAAGGTACCCAACAAGACAATCATCCTTCACAAAGGCTTGAATCTTTCAATCAGACTTGCCCATATAATGACCCACCTGGCAATGCTTTGAATGTTCCATTTCAAGGACTACAATTCCAAAGACATGAACAAATATTTGATACACCTCAAGGACCAAATTTTAATGGACCTCATGGCACTGGAAACCAGAATTTCCCAAATGCCCTTAACAGAGCTTCAGGACACTATTTTGATGAAAAGAATCTTCAGAGTTCTCAGTTGGGAAACTTGGACACTTTACCTAGTCCAATGTCAGTAGGAGATATTCAGACATCTCAACAGGTTCTGACTGGTGTTGCTCAGCCAGTAGCATTTGGCCAAGGACAACAATTGTTACCAGTTCATCCACAGAATGCAGGAGCTTTTATTCAAAATCCTTCAGGAGGTCTTCCTAAGGCATATCCTGATCATCATGTCAGTGAGGTGGATGTACATGAATTGTTTTCAAAACTGCTGAAAGCAGGACTACTCAAATTGTCACAGCCTGATTCAACTGCAATACAGGAAAAGGAGGCTGATGCTCAGCCTCCCTCTGAAGAGGCAAAGGATCAGAATGAAGATCAAGATGTTCCAGATCTCACTAATTTTAAAACTGAGGAATTGAAACATCGTTATGACAGTATCATAAACCGGCTGTACATGGGGAATCAGTGTTCTTCTTGTGGAATGAGGTTTCTGACATCCCAGAGAGATGTTCATGCAGATCACTTGGACTGGCATTATCAGCAAAATAGAACTAAGAAAGATGTTAGCAGAAAGTTCACTCATAGACGTTGGTACTGCAGTTTAAAAGACTGGATAGAATTTGAAGAATCAGCTGATCTGGAAGAAAGTGCAGAACGCCAGTGTTTTGAAAAGGCACATAAAGACATTGTCCAGAAATCTCAGAAGGCTTCTAAAGCAAAGGAGTTCCAAAGTGTCCCTGCTGGACCATTTGGAGCACTTGAGAGTTGTGAAATCTGTCAAGAACAATTTGAACAGTActgggatgaagaggaggaggaatggcaCTTAAAGAATGCTATTGGAGTAGATGGAAAGATTTACCATCCATCGTGTTATGCAGATGACCAAAATACATCTTCTTTTGATTGTAAACCATCTGCCATGAAGACGCCAGTTGAAAACCCTTGGAACATTATGTTGAACACTGTCCAAAAGGATTTGCAAGAACCCTGTGAAAGTCTCAAAGTTAAGGAAGAGCAAACTGATGTCCCACCAGCCTGTTCAGAAGAAAGTATAGCAACACCCACTgacattaaaacagaaaatgatacAGTTGAGTCAGTTTAA